Proteins encoded together in one Caldicellulosiruptor saccharolyticus DSM 8903 window:
- a CDS encoding TIGR03936 family radical SAM-associated protein: MLVKRYRFYFSRDLPSCFISHLDMVRLFERAFKRLGIKLKFTEGFNPHPKITFILPMAVGLCSPEEMFEVDVEEELDEKVIEKLNLILPKGLKVLKIEETIDKIQVSDMYYKCFIEAKEDFCKLFEDFMKENPKIRREKEGKVIFRNVWDYLLNYECNKKENNIEIVFHINVINGSYIKPEDIIKSFSEKYNLEYKIVKIEREKVNYQRVI; encoded by the coding sequence GTGTTGGTAAAAAGGTATAGATTTTACTTTTCACGGGATTTGCCTTCTTGCTTTATCTCACATCTTGACATGGTAAGACTGTTTGAAAGAGCATTTAAAAGACTGGGTATTAAACTTAAATTTACTGAAGGATTTAACCCACATCCGAAAATCACCTTTATCTTGCCAATGGCAGTCGGACTTTGCTCGCCTGAAGAGATGTTTGAGGTTGATGTTGAAGAGGAGTTAGATGAAAAGGTAATAGAAAAACTAAACTTAATTTTACCAAAAGGACTAAAAGTGTTGAAAATTGAAGAAACAATTGATAAAATACAAGTAAGCGATATGTATTATAAATGTTTTATTGAAGCTAAGGAAGATTTTTGTAAGCTTTTTGAAGATTTTATGAAAGAAAATCCAAAAATAAGACGTGAAAAAGAGGGAAAAGTGATATTCCGAAATGTCTGGGACTATCTTTTAAACTACGAATGCAATAAAAAGGAAAATAATATAGAGATTGTATTTCATATCAACGTCATAAATGGGAGTTATATCAAGCCAGAGGATATAATAAAGTCATTTTCAGAGAAATATAATCTTGAATATAAGATTGTAAAAATAGAAAGAGAAAAAGTAAATTATCAAAGGGTGATATAA
- a CDS encoding TIGR03960 family B12-binding radical SAM protein, giving the protein MVVKDKVFKLLYSVEKPGRYIGNEINMVEKDPKKVDIRFAFCFPDIYEIGMSHLGLKILYHLLNKREDVYCERAFMPWIDMQEKMQKEGIKLFTLETFTTIDEFDIIGFSLSYEMSYTNVLKMLKLSGIPLECKSRPKGMPIVIAGGPCTYNPEPLWEFIDVFVIGEGEEVILEFVDLFKEYKFSEMSKEEFLLRCANIEGCYVPSFYEVKYNQDGTIKAILPTTSQVPGKVKKRIIKDMNSVYFPTKMITPLIEVVHDRAVVEVFRGCGRGCRFCQAGVIYRPVRFRSMGKVIEYSKELIENTGCNELSLISLSTSDYPNIETLAKNILQFTEDKKVNISLPSLRLDSTSLELLKQIEKVRKPTLTFAPEAGTQRLRDVINKNIKEEDIYSTVRLAFERGFQNVKLYFMLGLPTETDEDIIGIYEIARNIRQIYSDLGLKKRIRITVSTSFFVPKPHTPFQWEPQDSIDEMKRKMKMLKEKLSKVKDVEYNWHDFYLSKLEAVLSRGDRRLSAVLKNALELGCQFDEWGEFFDFSKWQLAFEKENVDYKFYSDRRRDFNEILPWEMIDTGVSKEFLIKECKLAYEAKPTPSCFERCVGCGVATFKGGICVGKKV; this is encoded by the coding sequence GTGGTTGTTAAAGACAAAGTGTTCAAGCTGCTGTATAGCGTCGAGAAGCCAGGAAGGTATATTGGAAATGAAATAAACATGGTAGAAAAAGACCCCAAAAAGGTTGATATAAGATTTGCGTTTTGTTTTCCTGACATTTATGAGATTGGCATGTCACATTTAGGACTTAAAATTTTGTATCACCTTTTGAACAAAAGAGAAGACGTCTATTGCGAGCGTGCTTTTATGCCGTGGATTGATATGCAAGAAAAGATGCAAAAGGAAGGTATAAAACTGTTTACACTCGAGACTTTTACTACCATAGATGAATTCGACATAATAGGTTTTTCGCTTTCATATGAAATGAGCTACACAAATGTTTTAAAGATGTTAAAGTTATCTGGAATTCCTCTTGAGTGCAAAAGCAGGCCAAAAGGTATGCCAATTGTTATTGCAGGTGGGCCTTGTACGTATAATCCTGAACCACTCTGGGAGTTCATAGATGTATTTGTAATTGGTGAAGGCGAAGAGGTTATTTTAGAATTTGTTGACCTTTTTAAAGAGTATAAATTTTCTGAAATGTCAAAAGAGGAATTTTTGCTAAGGTGTGCAAACATTGAAGGATGTTATGTCCCGTCGTTTTATGAAGTAAAGTACAATCAAGATGGTACTATCAAGGCTATTTTACCAACAACAAGTCAAGTGCCTGGAAAGGTAAAAAAGAGAATTATAAAAGACATGAACAGTGTATACTTTCCAACAAAAATGATTACACCTTTGATTGAAGTTGTTCATGACAGGGCAGTTGTTGAGGTTTTCAGAGGATGTGGACGTGGATGTAGGTTTTGCCAAGCTGGTGTAATTTACAGGCCAGTCAGGTTCAGAAGTATGGGGAAAGTGATAGAGTATTCAAAAGAGCTTATTGAAAATACAGGGTGTAACGAGCTTTCGCTTATTTCTCTGAGCACAAGTGACTATCCCAACATAGAAACCTTAGCAAAGAATATCTTACAATTTACAGAGGACAAAAAGGTAAATATTTCTCTTCCTTCTCTCAGGCTTGACTCAACATCCTTAGAGCTTTTAAAACAAATAGAAAAAGTTAGAAAACCTACATTGACATTTGCACCAGAAGCAGGCACGCAGAGACTTAGAGATGTTATAAACAAGAACATTAAAGAAGAAGACATATACTCTACAGTCAGACTTGCTTTTGAAAGAGGATTTCAAAATGTAAAACTTTATTTCATGTTAGGTCTTCCAACAGAAACAGACGAGGATATTATAGGGATATATGAGATTGCAAGAAATATAAGACAGATTTATTCGGACCTGGGATTAAAAAAGAGGATCAGAATTACAGTTTCAACGTCATTTTTTGTACCAAAACCACACACACCATTTCAGTGGGAGCCACAGGACAGCATTGATGAGATGAAAAGAAAGATGAAAATGTTAAAAGAAAAGTTGTCAAAAGTAAAAGACGTTGAGTACAACTGGCATGATTTTTATTTGAGCAAACTTGAGGCAGTACTCTCACGAGGTGATAGGAGACTGTCAGCTGTTTTGAAAAATGCCCTTGAACTTGGCTGCCAATTTGATGAGTGGGGAGAGTTTTTCGACTTTTCAAAATGGCAGTTAGCTTTTGAAAAAGAAAACGTTGATTACAAGTTCTATTCAGACAGAAGAAGGGATTTTAATGAGATTTTGCCGTGGGAGATGATAGATACTGGTGTGTCAAAAGAGTTTTTGATAAAAGAATGCAAGCTTGCATATGAAGCAAAACCAACACCTTCGTGTTTTGAAAGATGTGTTGGATGTGGGGTAGCTACTTTTAAAGGAGGAATCTGTGTTGGTAAAAAGGTATAG
- a CDS encoding Rne/Rng family ribonuclease produces the protein MQSEIIVDVSFGETRVAVLEDKELVEIYIERNDQQSIVGNIYKGVVENILPGMDAAFVNIGQDKNAFLYLGDINRLEFGDTDEYYEIKTNPLALRCGQEIVVQVIKEAYDQKGPRVTTNITLPGRYLVLLPNTDYIGISKRIEFEEERTRLKEIACKIKPDGMGLIVRTAAEGKSEEVLRNELEFLRNLWQKIRQKSKESAPVLLYKDYDLVFKAVRDMFTNQVDRFVINDRKKYNKIIEFLSTYAPSLKSKVEYFNLATNIFEYFQIEQKLSKALSKRIWLKSGGYIVIDETEALTVIDVNTGKFVGKNDVSETILKTNLEAAVEIARQIRLRDIGGIIIIDFIDMKNPEHQKLVLDALKEALKRDKTKTVVVGITPLGLVEMTRKKVRQRLSCIMQSCCPYCEGSGKILSPETVGLKVLKEIEWYFKNRVEEKFFVEINTKVCEVLRKGEVDRIKELQEKYKKKVYLKASSNIHINKFTICPVKDEDHYMALCGALSEGDEVLAFVEEEDKFNPKNAVGYVNQNRIEFDDASDLIGKYIYAKVEKVYGTMSKGKILEVCEENKEDVKEF, from the coding sequence ATGCAAAGTGAAATTATAGTAGATGTTAGTTTTGGTGAGACCCGAGTTGCAGTTTTAGAAGACAAAGAACTTGTTGAGATTTATATCGAAAGGAATGACCAGCAGAGCATAGTTGGAAATATCTACAAAGGGGTTGTTGAAAACATCCTACCCGGCATGGACGCAGCATTTGTAAACATCGGCCAGGACAAAAATGCTTTTTTGTACTTAGGAGATATAAATAGGCTTGAGTTTGGTGATACAGATGAATACTATGAGATAAAGACAAATCCGCTTGCCCTGCGGTGTGGGCAAGAAATAGTTGTTCAGGTAATAAAAGAGGCATATGACCAAAAAGGACCAAGGGTAACAACCAATATAACACTGCCAGGCAGGTATTTAGTTCTTTTACCAAATACAGATTATATTGGAATTTCAAAGAGAATAGAGTTTGAAGAAGAGAGAACAAGGCTAAAAGAGATTGCGTGCAAAATCAAACCAGATGGAATGGGGCTTATTGTCAGAACTGCAGCAGAAGGCAAGAGCGAAGAGGTTTTGCGAAACGAGCTTGAGTTTTTGAGAAACCTCTGGCAGAAGATAAGGCAAAAGAGCAAAGAAAGTGCGCCTGTTCTTTTGTACAAGGATTATGACCTTGTCTTTAAAGCTGTAAGAGATATGTTCACAAATCAGGTAGACAGGTTTGTAATAAATGACAGGAAAAAGTATAACAAAATAATAGAGTTTTTATCTACTTATGCGCCAAGTCTTAAAAGCAAGGTTGAGTATTTTAATCTTGCAACAAACATATTTGAATATTTTCAGATAGAGCAAAAGTTGTCAAAGGCTTTGTCAAAGCGTATATGGTTGAAGAGCGGCGGATATATAGTAATAGATGAGACAGAGGCTTTGACTGTGATAGATGTCAATACAGGAAAGTTTGTTGGGAAAAATGATGTTTCAGAGACAATTCTAAAAACAAATCTTGAAGCGGCAGTTGAGATTGCAAGACAGATTAGGCTCCGTGACATAGGTGGAATTATAATAATTGACTTTATTGATATGAAAAATCCTGAGCACCAAAAACTTGTATTAGATGCTTTAAAAGAAGCTTTGAAACGCGACAAGACCAAAACAGTTGTTGTTGGTATAACTCCTTTGGGCCTTGTTGAGATGACAAGAAAAAAGGTCAGGCAACGACTTAGCTGTATCATGCAGTCGTGCTGTCCTTACTGTGAAGGTAGTGGGAAAATCTTGTCACCCGAAACAGTGGGTTTAAAAGTCTTAAAGGAGATTGAATGGTATTTTAAAAATAGAGTTGAGGAAAAGTTCTTTGTTGAGATAAATACCAAGGTATGCGAGGTTTTAAGGAAGGGTGAGGTAGATAGAATAAAAGAGCTTCAAGAAAAGTACAAGAAAAAAGTATATCTAAAAGCTTCTTCTAATATCCACATTAACAAGTTCACAATATGTCCTGTAAAAGATGAAGACCATTACATGGCACTGTGTGGAGCTCTTTCTGAGGGTGATGAGGTTTTGGCATTTGTTGAGGAAGAAGATAAATTCAATCCCAAAAATGCAGTTGGGTATGTTAACCAGAACAGAATAGAATTTGACGATGCTTCTGACCTTATTGGTAAATATATTTATGCGAAGGTTGAAAAGGTATATGGTACTATGTCAAAAGGCAAGATTTTAGAAGTGTGTGAAGAGAATAAGGAGGATGTGAAGGAGTTTTAA
- a CDS encoding CD1247 N-terminal domain-containing protein, translating into MENLYEKVAYLRGLADGLGVSEESKEGRLIRSIIDVLDEFADAINELDTRYSELEDVVESLDEDLEKLEDEVYEDYDDEEYDDYYDEEDEDEDLIEITCPNCKVTFYLEEDEYLNEDEIECPNCNEVIYLDELEEEYDHEEYDQDYEDDEKDEESEENGQNK; encoded by the coding sequence ATGGAAAATTTATATGAAAAGGTAGCGTATTTAAGAGGACTGGCAGACGGGCTTGGGGTTAGCGAAGAGTCTAAGGAAGGAAGGCTTATAAGAAGTATTATTGATGTGCTGGACGAGTTTGCAGACGCTATAAATGAGTTAGATACCAGATATAGTGAGCTTGAAGATGTTGTTGAGTCCCTTGATGAGGATTTAGAAAAGTTAGAAGATGAAGTGTATGAAGATTATGATGATGAAGAATATGATGACTACTATGATGAAGAAGATGAGGATGAAGACTTGATTGAAATAACATGCCCCAATTGCAAAGTGACATTCTACTTAGAAGAAGACGAGTACTTAAATGAAGACGAGATTGAATGTCCAAATTGCAACGAAGTTATTTATCTTGATGAATTAGAAGAAGAGTATGACCATGAAGAGTATGACCAAGATTACGAAGATGATGAAAAAGATGAAGAAAGTGAAGAAAACGGCCAGAATAAATAG
- a CDS encoding pyridoxal-phosphate-dependent aminotransferase family protein: MRKPKLLMTPGPTPLPPEVITAMSQQIIHHRTKEFAEIFSRVNENLKKVFQTKNNVLTFAASGTGAMEASAVNFFSEGDTVLVVSVGVFGDRFINICKTFGLNVIEKKYPHGEAANIDEIIDILENDKSNIKGVFITHNETSTGVTNPIEKLARYLKDKDKILIVDAVSSLGAIDLKTDEWGVDVVVTGSQKALMSPPGLAFVSVSDKAWEFYKTSKLRKFYWDFKKYQDNLLKESQDTPFTPAVTLIRAVDVGLKLLLDYGLENNFKRHTRLAKLTQLAVDKLNLELLPKKEYSSAVITAIKAPEGIDIEKVRKIMNQKYDIMVAGGQANLKGKIIRIGHMGYVDEFDLLKTIQCFELSLLECGYKNFEVGEPTKAILQEIAKEVV; encoded by the coding sequence ATGAGAAAACCAAAACTGCTAATGACACCTGGCCCAACTCCACTTCCACCAGAGGTAATTACTGCCATGTCTCAACAGATTATTCATCATCGTACAAAAGAATTTGCTGAAATCTTTTCAAGAGTAAATGAAAACCTAAAAAAGGTATTTCAGACAAAAAACAATGTACTTACCTTTGCTGCATCTGGTACTGGTGCAATGGAAGCAAGTGCTGTTAATTTCTTTTCAGAAGGTGATACTGTCTTAGTTGTTTCAGTTGGTGTATTTGGGGATAGATTTATTAATATCTGTAAAACATTTGGGCTCAACGTAATTGAGAAAAAATATCCTCACGGCGAGGCTGCTAATATTGATGAGATTATAGACATTCTTGAAAATGACAAGTCAAATATAAAAGGTGTGTTTATAACACACAATGAGACATCTACTGGTGTGACAAATCCAATCGAAAAACTTGCAAGGTATTTGAAAGACAAGGACAAAATTTTGATAGTTGACGCTGTAAGTTCTCTTGGAGCAATTGATTTGAAGACAGATGAGTGGGGCGTTGACGTTGTTGTAACAGGTTCTCAAAAAGCTTTGATGTCACCACCAGGTCTTGCGTTTGTCTCTGTGTCTGACAAGGCATGGGAGTTTTACAAGACATCTAAATTAAGAAAATTTTACTGGGACTTTAAGAAGTATCAAGACAATCTCCTAAAAGAAAGCCAAGACACTCCTTTCACGCCTGCTGTTACATTAATAAGAGCAGTTGATGTAGGATTGAAACTTCTATTGGACTATGGGCTTGAGAACAACTTCAAGAGACATACAAGGCTTGCAAAACTCACTCAGCTTGCCGTTGATAAACTCAATTTAGAGCTTCTGCCAAAGAAAGAGTACTCATCTGCTGTAATTACTGCTATTAAGGCACCTGAAGGCATTGACATTGAAAAGGTAAGAAAGATAATGAATCAAAAGTATGATATAATGGTAGCTGGTGGGCAGGCAAATCTCAAAGGTAAAATAATCAGAATAGGACATATGGGGTATGTTGATGAGTTTGATTTGCTAAAGACAATTCAGTGTTTCGAGCTTTCGCTTTTAGAGTGTGGATATAAGAATTTTGAGGTTGGTGAGCCAACAAAGGCTATTTTACAGGAAATTGCTAAGGAGGTTGTGTAG
- the efp gene encoding elongation factor P, whose translation MVEAGDFRRGLTIEYDGQIFQVIEFLHVKPGKGAAFVRTKLKNIKTGAVIEKTFRPDERMPLAHIERREMQYLYNDGELYYFMDTQTYEQIALNQEMVGDALKFVKENMTVTILSHNGSVFGVEPPRFVELEVIDTEPGFKGDTQTGATKPAKVETGAVIQVPLFINVGDKIKIDTSTEEYLSRV comes from the coding sequence ATGGTTGAAGCAGGCGATTTTCGAAGAGGATTGACAATAGAGTACGATGGTCAAATCTTTCAGGTTATTGAGTTTTTGCATGTAAAACCTGGTAAGGGTGCAGCGTTTGTAAGAACAAAATTAAAAAATATAAAAACTGGAGCTGTAATTGAAAAGACATTCAGACCTGATGAGAGAATGCCGCTTGCACACATTGAAAGAAGGGAAATGCAGTATCTTTACAATGATGGGGAACTTTATTATTTCATGGATACACAAACATATGAACAGATAGCGTTAAACCAAGAAATGGTTGGTGATGCACTAAAGTTTGTAAAGGAGAACATGACAGTTACAATTCTTTCTCACAATGGTAGCGTATTTGGAGTTGAGCCGCCAAGGTTTGTTGAGCTTGAAGTCATTGACACAGAACCAGGCTTCAAAGGCGATACTCAAACAGGTGCAACAAAACCTGCTAAGGTTGAGACAGGTGCTGTCATTCAGGTGCCATTGTTTATAAACGTTGGTGACAAGATAAAGATTGACACATCAACAGAAGAGTATTTGTCAAGAGTGTAA
- the serA gene encoding phosphoglycerate dehydrogenase produces the protein MKVLITERIAKEGIEILLAEGIEVDEKIGLSHDEICNIIGDYDALIVRSATKVNEQMIKCGKNLKVIARAGVGIDNVDVEAATKQGIIVVNAPEGNIMAAAELTIGLIFSIFRNIPQAYMACKHGDFRRNRFKGVELYEKTAGIIGFGKIGALVSERLKACGMRVIAYDPYVSEEKFKKFGVERVDFETLLRESDLITIHTPKTPETYNLISEKEFKKMKKGVRIVNCARGGVINEKDLYNAIKEGIVAAAALDVLEKEPNFEVEKQDYYNPLLELDNVVITPHLGASTQEAQVNVAVSVAREVAAVLKGGIAKNAVNLPAFEKEKLDEIMPYLELAEAMGKIFIQAERAFANKIEIIYSGQIDPKMTTWLTRALLKGYLEFSVQDTVNYVNSQVLATEQGIEVIESKKQESGKFKNMITARFTTDEKVLEFSGTVYNNEGRIIDFFGYKVDFKPEKYMLLIQNIDKPGMIGKIGTIVGEYGINIATMQVSRNKKGEKAVMVCEIDGALPDEAVEKLKSVDGILRVTMARL, from the coding sequence ATGAAGGTTTTAATAACAGAGAGAATTGCTAAAGAGGGTATAGAGATTTTGCTTGCTGAAGGAATTGAGGTTGATGAGAAAATAGGTCTTTCACATGATGAGATTTGCAACATTATAGGTGACTATGATGCTTTAATTGTCCGAAGCGCAACAAAGGTCAATGAACAGATGATAAAGTGCGGCAAGAACTTAAAAGTAATTGCAAGAGCAGGCGTTGGTATTGACAATGTAGATGTAGAGGCTGCAACAAAACAAGGTATCATTGTTGTAAATGCTCCAGAGGGGAATATTATGGCGGCTGCTGAGCTCACAATAGGCCTTATATTTAGCATTTTTAGAAACATTCCGCAGGCATACATGGCTTGCAAACATGGCGATTTCAGAAGAAATAGGTTCAAAGGTGTTGAGCTTTACGAAAAAACAGCTGGAATAATTGGTTTTGGCAAGATTGGGGCACTTGTTTCCGAAAGACTGAAAGCTTGTGGTATGAGAGTAATAGCTTACGACCCATATGTGTCTGAAGAGAAGTTCAAGAAGTTTGGTGTTGAGAGGGTTGACTTTGAAACACTTCTGAGAGAATCTGACCTCATAACAATTCACACGCCTAAGACACCGGAGACTTATAATTTAATTTCTGAAAAAGAATTCAAAAAGATGAAAAAAGGAGTAAGAATAGTCAACTGTGCACGCGGTGGAGTTATCAACGAAAAAGACTTATACAATGCTATAAAAGAAGGAATAGTGGCTGCAGCAGCCTTAGATGTTTTAGAAAAAGAGCCAAACTTTGAGGTTGAGAAGCAAGATTATTACAATCCACTGCTGGAGCTTGACAATGTTGTGATAACACCTCACTTAGGAGCATCAACTCAAGAAGCCCAAGTAAATGTTGCTGTGTCTGTTGCAAGAGAGGTAGCTGCAGTGCTAAAGGGCGGAATTGCTAAAAACGCAGTCAATCTTCCTGCGTTTGAAAAGGAAAAACTTGATGAGATTATGCCATACTTAGAGCTTGCGGAGGCAATGGGAAAAATCTTTATCCAGGCAGAAAGAGCTTTTGCAAATAAAATTGAAATAATCTACAGTGGCCAGATTGATCCTAAAATGACAACTTGGTTGACACGAGCACTTTTAAAGGGCTATCTTGAGTTTTCTGTTCAGGACACTGTTAACTATGTAAACTCTCAGGTACTTGCTACAGAGCAAGGTATTGAGGTTATTGAAAGCAAAAAACAAGAAAGTGGAAAATTTAAGAATATGATAACTGCAAGATTTACAACAGATGAAAAGGTGTTAGAATTTTCTGGCACAGTCTATAACAATGAGGGAAGGATTATAGATTTCTTTGGTTATAAAGTCGACTTCAAGCCAGAAAAGTACATGCTTCTTATTCAGAACATTGACAAGCCTGGTATGATAGGCAAGATTGGCACAATTGTTGGTGAGTATGGTATCAACATTGCTACTATGCAGGTTTCTCGCA